The bacterium DNA window ACGTCCCTCCTCCTGAACCGCCACACTGCACGCAATTACCACTAGCGCATCCGCTGCCGCCATCATTCGCGTCAAACACACAGAGTGCGCTGGTGTCCCTACAGATTGCGGTATTATCAGAACATGCCCACTTTCCATCGGCGCAGGTCCCGCCCTTTTTTGCCGATACGCACTGCGGCGGCATACTGCCACCCACATTAATCGTCGTCCCCTTCGCGGGAGTTTTTCCCGCACAGGAAAGACACATGAACTTGGTTCCGATAAGTTTATTGAGCAATACATTGACCACTGCTCCTATGAGGTCGGACAGTTCATGCACGTTGACCCAGCCTCCAACATCCTGTTCGAGCGTCGCAGAGACCTTTTTTGCCACAACGCTTCCCGGCGTTACATTTTCAAAATCCGCGCACGATTCCGATTTAAAATCTTTCCCGTTCACCACCGAAGCGAACGCCACATTTACCGCGCAGTTTTTTATCCCAACGAATCCTTGCGACGAGATCTGTTCAAGCTCCCCCTGTTTGCGCTTGTCTTGGACCCCGAAGGTTCTCTCATCGTTGAGAAGCAATATCTGCCCGTAAAAATTATTCTCCGGCCTTAGGATCTGGTTGAACATATCAAACCCGCCCTGGCTAAAATCGTTAAAAAAGCTTCTTGCCCTTGAGGGATTTTTTAAGGTGCATTTAAGCCGGGGATATCCGGGAATATCGGGAATCGTAATGCTCGGCGTTCCTGTGCCGAACGGGTAGCACAGACGTGAAGCGGCGGCACGCAGATTGTGCGTGAGCAGTGCTTGGCTCACGAGTCTTTTGAAGAATTTTTCCGGATTTTTAACGAACTGCGGCTGGCCCTTAAAACCCCTGCGCACCCAATCGGCAAGCGAACGCAAAAATAAGGTCGAGGCCACTTGTGCGACTCCCTTTGCAATAGGATTGAGAACCTGTTCTCTTAATGTTCTGGGAGTATCAGCTGCCGTGTGACTCGCAGCGACTACGCCAATAACTGATTCGGGGACGGTCTGAACGAGGGGTATTATGGCTTTTGCTTGTTTTGGTGCGGAGAGGAGGCCAAATGAAAACTCAACACCGAGCATGAAAATAAATAATAGGATGGCAACATACGGTCTTGTTTTGCGTAAAGTCTTCATAATAAGCAAGATTCAAATTGATATAATAAAATAGTTCCGGTAAAATTTGTACAATCCTATCCCTTCAGCATCTCTATTGCTTTTTCTTTCCAAGCATCCCAATCGTCACCAACGCTCACAAGCATGGCCAGCCCATAAAAGGGGCGAAGCGGATCGTTTTTGGTATCCGTGATGTACGAGATGGCGAGCCGTTGCGCTGTGATAATAGCGATCTCATCCTTATGCATTTCTTTCCAGCTTGAGGGAACCGGGAGCGTGCGTAGATTTTTTTCCATGAGAGAGAGCGCCGGAATGATTTGTGTCTCTGCCAACGTCTTGAGCTCCGGCGCAAGACTGCCGTTTCCAGCCGCAACTCCGTCCCCAATTCCGGAAAGAAATTCCTGAATGTCGCTTACGGCATTTTTTTCCGAAACAATGGCAAAAAGCCCTTTTATATAGATTCCAACCGCTTCGGCACTGTTGTCGTTCGAGACGACAAGTTCGGCATCTTCCAGTTGCCGGATTTTTGCAATTTCCGGATTTTGAAGGAAGGCGTCTGTGAGGGTTGAAGCAACCTGCTCAATATCTTCTGGCTTGTATCCCAGTTTGAACTGGACCTCATCCGTGCTTGTTGACTCGGTAATATAGAGGCGGTCGTTTTCGGAAACATCGTTAAGAAGGGTTCCTATAAATTGATCGCTGTACGGCGCGTCTTGCTCCCCGGCGATCAATGAATTCAGCGAAGTGTCTCGGGGAAAATTCGTTCTATCGAGCGGATCGGTGCCCAGAGCAACCTCCTCGCCGTCCATGTAGTCATCGCCATCCGTATCGGGGTTTCCCGGGTTGGTGAGCGTGCGTGCCTCTTCTTCGTCTATCAGGCCGTCATAATCCGCATCCATATCTTCATACTGCTCCTCCGCAAAAGGCTGTACGCTTTTTTGAGGGAATCTTCCGGGTCCTTGAGAAAAAAACAGCACAAAAATAGCAATGCCCGCGCACGTAAAAAGGATAACTGAAGCGATTATTTGCTCTTTTTTCAACAATACACCCATGGTATTTAGTATATCACCATTTTATCAAAGCCTTTTCATATACTTATCCACACGTAATTAAGATGATTTAAGTATGTGGTAAGATACGACAGGACTGTTTAAAATCGTCGTTTTCGTGGAAAATAGCCAAAAAAACTCATCACAATATATTCTTCTATTTTTGGCAAGTTTTCTTGCCCTATACTTTGAACTGGTCATTATCCGATATCTTTCAAGCGAGATACGGGTCTTTTCATACCTTAAGAACCTGCCACTTGTCGCATGTTTCTTCGGGCTTGGGCTTGGCATGGTGCTTGGGGAGCGCGAGAAGTTTTTTACGCGGATTTTTCCTTTCACGATGCTTGCGCTTTTTTTGCTGATGCGTTTTGCACCAGAACTTAACCTGACGCATCTTCCTTTCCCCACATTCGACTACATTATTTGGGGGAAAGTTGACGTTGAGAGCTCTCCTCTCATGCAGCTTCTGCGCTACGTGGGAATCATCACGTTTATCTCGGCGCTTGTGGTATGTTTTTCCATACCGCTTGGCAGCCGTATCGGCCGGTATCTTCAAGGTCTTCCGACGCTCAAGGGCTATGCCACGGACCTTGCAGGAAGCATCGCGGGAATCGGCATGTTCTCCCTCTTGGCATTCCTGGGCACGCCGCCGTGGGTTTGGGTCGGTGTCGGCTCGATTTTGCTTTTCGTTTTTCATCGAAATAAAATTTTTGACTGTGTCGTTCTTGCTGCAATTCCCCTTCTGCTCATCAGTTCCCCTTCCGGAACGCTCTGGTCTCCCTACTACCGCATTTCTCTTGAAGAGCGGCCGCCGCTTGAAAAAGAACAGCGGTCATCGGCCATATATCTTTCGGTAAACTATGATTACCACCAAAAGATCTTGGATTTATCTGACGCGTTTTTCAAAAAACATCCTGAAACGGAACCGAACAGCTCGGCACTGCTCACTTATGACCTTCCGTATCTGGTACGTCCCGAAGCAAAAGATGTGCTTATTTTAGGAGCCGGGACGGGAAACGACGTGGCTTCCGCCTTGCGGCACGGCGCAGAACACGTAGATGCCGTAGAAATCGATCCAACCATCCTTGAGATTGGCAGATCGTATCATCCGGAAAAACCCTATGATTCCCCGAAGGTTTTTGTGCACGTGGACGATGCGCGCGCGTATTTGAAAAAAACCAAGGCTCGCTACGACCTGGTGGTGTTCGCGTACCTCGATTCGCATACCCTGCTTGCCAATTCCTCTTCACTGCGGCTCGACAATTACGTCTATACCGTTGAAAGTCTGCAGGAAGCCAAGAATCTGCTTTTGCCGGGGGGAACGCTGGTGCTTGCTCATGGAACCGGCAAACTTTTTGTGAGCGCGCGCCTTTACCGGATGCTTAAAGAGGTATTCGGGGAAGCTCCAAAAACGTACTTTACGAATTATGATGGCGGAGGGACGGTGTTTGTCTCCGGATCCCGCAGGGATCATCCCCGACTTGAACATATTCCGATCATCAATGAAGAATTTGAGAGAACCGGAGCCGCACTTTCCCTTGCAACCGACCGCTGGCCGTTCCTGTACCTGCGTTCCCGCACGATTCCCGCTTCCTACGGCATCATATTTTTTCTGCTCATGCTTGCGTATTTCTTTTCCAAGCCCGTGCTTTTTCCGAGAAGGACGTCGGCGGACGAGAAGACAATTGTCTGGACAAGATCTAACATCCATTTTTTCATGCTTGGCGCGGCATTTTTACTGCTTGAAACGAAAGCCGTCACCGAACTCTCTTTGCTTTTCGGTTCAACATGGATGGTCAACACCGTGGCTATTTTTGCGTTCCTTCTCATGGCGATGCTGGCAAATGCGCTTCTTATGCGGATCGTCCCGTCGCGGAACATTATCTACGGAATGCTTTTTGCGTCGCTTCTTGTCAGTATCTTCTTCCCGCTGGGCATTCTTGCCGGACTTTCGTTTGCGCCAAAGCTTCTTGGCTCCGGAGTTGTTCTGGCTTCTCCCGTATTTTTTTCCGGCATGCTTTTTTCCCGCGCATTCAGGGACGCTACACGTCCGGGAGAAGCTTTGGGAATGAACCTTCTGGGAGCGCTTGTGGGAGGCGTTGCGGAGAATGCCGTAATGATCGGTGGCACGCTCTTGCTTGGGGGACTTGCCGCGATTTTTTATATAGTATCGCTATTGGCGGTCGTTGAGGTAAAAAAGCGGACTGAAAAACTTTGATGGAGATTTTTTATCTCATCGAAAAAAATCCTGAAAAATATTCTATTCTTCGTCCATGGACGCGAAGTGAGAAACATGATAGTATGGCATACATGCTAAGCAAAAAAAATATTACGACGGCCGTTTTTATTTTTTTTGTCACAACTTTTTTCGTTGCTTCTTTTTCCCGCGCCCAAGAAGAATTCCCGGAAGGGTCTTTTTGGCGCGCCGGGGGGGACGAGCGCATGTACATCATCTCCAATGGCCGCAAACGCCACATTACCACCGAGGCGGTGCTGAACTCTTACGGGAAAGGTGTGGCCGATGTGAAAGAGGCCGATCCGGATATCCTTTTTGGTATTCCGGACGTGCGCGTCATGCGTCTTGCCGGCTCCACGGACATTTACGATATCGTGAGCGGCCAGAAAGAGCTTATTCCGTCCGCAGATGAATTTCTCGGAAGAGGTTATGTCTGGGATGAAGTTTCCAATGTAAACCGGACAGAGCTCGACAGCTACGCTACGGTGGTTGTTCCGGAAATAATATTGTTCCCGAGCCCGACTCCGGGCGTAAGTCCGACTTCTGTATCACCCACTCCGATACCCAGTCCGACCGAATCGCTTCTTCTAAAAAAAATAGCACAGGCAAGAGATCTTTTGCGCGCGGCAGCACCTTTATATCCGCAGGAGCATCGTCTTGGCGCCGGAGGATTTCGGAAGACCGCAGAACAGGTTATCGCCCTCCAAAAAAAACTCCAGCAACTTGGCTTTTTTCCGGCCTCTGTCCTGCCGAACGGAAATTACGGACCGGCTACCACCCAGGCCGTAAAAGCCTTCCAGCAGTCAAAGGGGCTTTCCCAACCCGGAACCGTGGGGCCGCAAACGCTTGCAGCTTTGCAAAAAGTCGGTCTTTCCTTTCCGTCGACGGGGACGC harbors:
- a CDS encoding methyltransferase domain-containing protein, which encodes MASFLALYFELVIIRYLSSEIRVFSYLKNLPLVACFFGLGLGMVLGEREKFFTRIFPFTMLALFLLMRFAPELNLTHLPFPTFDYIIWGKVDVESSPLMQLLRYVGIITFISALVVCFSIPLGSRIGRYLQGLPTLKGYATDLAGSIAGIGMFSLLAFLGTPPWVWVGVGSILLFVFHRNKIFDCVVLAAIPLLLISSPSGTLWSPYYRISLEERPPLEKEQRSSAIYLSVNYDYHQKILDLSDAFFKKHPETEPNSSALLTYDLPYLVRPEAKDVLILGAGTGNDVASALRHGAEHVDAVEIDPTILEIGRSYHPEKPYDSPKVFVHVDDARAYLKKTKARYDLVVFAYLDSHTLLANSSSLRLDNYVYTVESLQEAKNLLLPGGTLVLAHGTGKLFVSARLYRMLKEVFGEAPKTYFTNYDGGGTVFVSGSRRDHPRLEHIPIINEEFERTGAALSLATDRWPFLYLRSRTIPASYGIIFFLLMLAYFFSKPVLFPRRTSADEKTIVWTRSNIHFFMLGAAFLLLETKAVTELSLLFGSTWMVNTVAIFAFLLMAMLANALLMRIVPSRNIIYGMLFASLLVSIFFPLGILAGLSFAPKLLGSGVVLASPVFFSGMLFSRAFRDATRPGEALGMNLLGALVGGVAENAVMIGGTLLLGGLAAIFYIVSLLAVVEVKKRTEKL